From a single Bacillus sp. NEB1478 genomic region:
- a CDS encoding nucleoside hydrolase, with translation MSILKKNILLFGDPGIDDTLALIYALFNPSINLIGIVAGYGNVNRKQTAQNAYYLLELANRKDIPVIGGAIRSVTGEANVYYPEIHGAEGLGPINPPEYITDQLLEFCTIFKLIDYYEDVTIVDVGRNSSLATAFTLNEDTMKKVKEYYIMGGAFLVPGNVTPIAEANFHGDPVSTNIVLAQASHVTVVPLNVTNYAIIKPETIDYLAQNMKPPFGQLIKSIFDFYFQAYQKLIPGIEGTPLHDLFTVWAIMNPEKVQKVTKQVSVVNDGISRGLSIADFRAKPEILPDVTFQDIVLKFDYKFFVDDFIKTMLNR, from the coding sequence ATGAGTATTTTGAAAAAGAACATACTTTTATTCGGTGATCCAGGAATAGACGATACGCTTGCTCTTATCTATGCTTTATTCAATCCAAGCATTAACCTCATCGGCATTGTTGCAGGTTATGGAAATGTAAACCGAAAACAAACAGCTCAAAATGCTTACTACTTGCTGGAACTCGCAAATCGAAAAGATATCCCTGTTATTGGAGGCGCTATTCGGTCTGTAACAGGTGAAGCAAATGTCTATTATCCTGAAATTCATGGCGCAGAAGGACTCGGTCCCATCAATCCTCCTGAATATATAACAGATCAGCTATTAGAATTTTGCACGATTTTTAAATTAATTGACTATTATGAAGATGTCACAATTGTGGATGTTGGTAGGAATTCTTCATTAGCTACAGCATTTACCCTCAACGAAGATACAATGAAAAAAGTAAAAGAGTACTACATTATGGGCGGTGCATTTTTAGTTCCCGGAAACGTCACACCAATAGCTGAGGCGAATTTCCACGGTGACCCCGTCTCAACTAACATTGTATTGGCTCAGGCCAGCCACGTCACAGTCGTTCCGCTCAACGTAACTAATTATGCAATCATTAAACCTGAAACAATTGATTACTTGGCTCAGAATATGAAGCCACCATTTGGTCAATTAATAAAATCCATTTTTGATTTTTATTTTCAAGCTTACCAAAAACTCATCCCAGGAATTGAAGGCACACCATTACATGACTTATTTACAGTATGGGCTATAATGAATCCTGAAAAAGTACAAAAAGTAACAAAACAAGTCTCTGTCGTAAACGACGGTATTTCAAGAGGACTTAGCATAGCTGATTTCCGGGCGAAGCCGGAAATCCTGCCAGATGTAACATTCCAAGATATTGTCCTGAAATTTGATTACAAATTCTTCGTTGATGATTTTATAAAAACCATGCTGAATCGCTGA
- a CDS encoding HPr family phosphocarrier protein, whose product MKSYFMIQERIEPKWIHEMVRKANEYENCEIFLECHTLKVNAKSQLSMSLLNGMQGLCCVYASGENCRDAVEQLRSIGTRVLP is encoded by the coding sequence ATGAAGAGTTATTTTATGATCCAGGAGAGAATCGAACCAAAGTGGATCCATGAAATGGTTAGAAAAGCAAATGAGTATGAAAACTGCGAGATTTTTTTGGAATGTCATACGCTAAAAGTTAATGCAAAGAGTCAATTAAGCATGAGTCTATTGAATGGAATGCAAGGGCTTTGTTGTGTATATGCAAGCGGAGAAAATTGCAGAGATGCAGTAGAACAATTAAGGTCTATCGGTACGAGGGTACTTCCTTAA
- a CDS encoding VOC family protein, whose protein sequence is MKLAFLFHPVKDLQESQKYYEGLGMTEAWREGNHVLGLTMPESEVQLMIEEDEHELGPGGVFLVDSVDHFYEENESRLNFIKMPCTIPPGRYAIYKDETGNPIRIIDFTNKD, encoded by the coding sequence ATGAAACTGGCTTTTTTGTTTCACCCGGTTAAAGACTTGCAAGAATCACAAAAATATTATGAAGGACTTGGTATGACTGAGGCTTGGAGGGAAGGTAACCATGTTTTAGGGTTAACCATGCCTGAAAGTGAAGTTCAGCTGATGATTGAAGAGGATGAGCATGAGTTAGGTCCGGGAGGCGTTTTCCTCGTTGACAGTGTGGATCACTTTTATGAAGAAAATGAATCAAGGTTAAACTTTATTAAAATGCCGTGTACCATTCCGCCGGGCAGATATGCGATTTATAAAGATGAAACTGGAAATCCGATCCGAATCATTGATTTTACAAATAAAGACTAA
- a CDS encoding penicillin acylase family protein — protein sequence MVEVVLQKKSKRRRLTWKKSLVMISVAIIVIIGAAFGSAYYLLHKSLPQISGAISLNGLDAEVNVQRDKNGVPHINAKNMKDLFMAQGFVTAQDRMFQMDLSRRQASGMLSEVIGEKTLQRDRFFRTLGLRRAAEASYNEYSSEAKQYLQWYADGVNAYLKKAKKNNTLPIEFTLVGYEPKIWTPTDSLVIGKYMAFDLGGHWEGQAFRYYLMETFNKEKALDLFPGYPADAPAIIDDLKKSGINFEKSFADAVIPDFSNGSNNWVVSGSKTKSGKPLLANDPHLQLGTPAIWYQSELSAPDYNVSGVIFAGIPGIIVGHNDTIAWGVTNVGPDVQELYVEKRNPKNPNEFQYMANWEKATIINEVIKVKDKPDINHEVVITRHGPVISEFAHHDQPGEALALQWTALQPSKELEAVIQMNRSKNWEQFEKALQSFHTPAQNFVFASKDGTIAYKANGLIPVRKQKYTSLPVPGWTDEYEWNGYIPWDKLPTVVNPVKGFVATANNKVTDDSYPYHITDSFAQPYREERIVEVLEQNKKFTAKDMQALQFDQYDKQAEELLPILIEQLEKDPLDKREKKAIAVLKKWNLKDSKDSAAPLIFHRWMEAFSDELFQDEISEDMLKMFDGREQVVDELIRKAYAGNPGPWIKEHGGLENVTNKSFTHVMNELTDQYGDDLTKWKWGSFHSLTFEHPLSAIKPLNLLFNPETEEMGGSRVTVGVAGWNRETGNVTHGGAWRYVIDMADTAKAYHVVGPGQSGHVLSPWYDDQVKDWSSGKYHVTDTIVKDYDDDGHLVLKPDQEK from the coding sequence ATGGTGGAGGTCGTTCTTCAGAAAAAGAGCAAACGGAGAAGATTGACGTGGAAAAAGAGTTTAGTAATGATCAGTGTTGCTATAATTGTTATCATTGGCGCAGCTTTCGGATCCGCCTATTATTTGCTGCATAAAAGTCTGCCGCAAATTAGCGGAGCGATTTCTTTAAACGGCCTGGATGCTGAGGTTAATGTACAAAGAGACAAAAACGGTGTTCCCCATATTAATGCAAAAAATATGAAGGACCTCTTTATGGCTCAAGGATTTGTAACTGCTCAAGACAGAATGTTTCAGATGGACTTAAGCCGCCGTCAAGCATCTGGTATGTTAAGTGAAGTGATAGGTGAAAAAACGCTGCAGCGCGACCGGTTTTTTAGAACACTTGGGTTACGAAGAGCTGCAGAAGCATCCTACAATGAATATTCTTCAGAAGCAAAGCAATATCTTCAATGGTATGCAGATGGAGTGAATGCCTATCTTAAAAAAGCAAAGAAAAACAATACATTGCCGATTGAGTTTACCCTTGTTGGCTATGAACCAAAGATTTGGACACCGACAGATTCACTTGTGATTGGAAAATATATGGCATTTGATCTTGGAGGTCACTGGGAGGGTCAAGCGTTCCGTTACTATTTAATGGAAACCTTTAATAAAGAAAAAGCGCTCGATTTGTTTCCGGGCTATCCAGCAGATGCACCTGCGATTATAGATGATTTAAAGAAAAGCGGAATCAATTTTGAAAAAAGTTTTGCTGATGCTGTTATTCCTGACTTTAGTAATGGAAGCAATAACTGGGTTGTTTCAGGCAGTAAAACAAAGTCAGGAAAGCCTCTTCTAGCAAATGACCCTCACTTGCAGCTTGGAACACCAGCGATTTGGTACCAATCCGAATTAAGTGCACCAGATTATAATGTAAGCGGAGTAATCTTTGCAGGAATACCAGGCATTATCGTCGGTCACAATGACACAATCGCATGGGGTGTAACAAACGTAGGTCCAGATGTACAAGAATTATATGTAGAAAAAAGAAATCCTAAAAACCCAAATGAATTTCAGTATATGGCGAATTGGGAAAAAGCAACAATCATAAATGAAGTGATTAAAGTTAAAGACAAACCTGATATAAACCATGAGGTGGTAATTACTCGACATGGTCCGGTTATTTCAGAGTTTGCCCATCATGATCAGCCAGGTGAAGCGCTGGCTTTACAGTGGACGGCACTTCAGCCATCCAAAGAACTTGAAGCAGTTATTCAGATGAATCGATCAAAAAACTGGGAGCAATTTGAAAAAGCGCTTCAGTCTTTCCATACTCCTGCTCAAAACTTTGTCTTTGCCAGTAAGGACGGTACAATTGCTTACAAAGCGAACGGACTGATTCCGGTTCGCAAGCAAAAATATACATCTTTGCCTGTACCGGGCTGGACAGATGAGTATGAATGGAATGGCTACATCCCTTGGGACAAGCTGCCGACTGTAGTGAATCCGGTGAAAGGTTTTGTAGCAACAGCCAACAACAAAGTGACAGATGACTCTTATCCATATCATATTACTGACTCATTCGCACAGCCCTACAGAGAAGAGCGAATCGTGGAAGTGCTGGAACAAAACAAGAAGTTTACGGCAAAAGATATGCAAGCGCTGCAGTTTGATCAATACGATAAACAAGCAGAAGAACTGCTGCCGATATTAATAGAACAGCTGGAAAAGGACCCTCTGGATAAAAGGGAGAAAAAAGCGATAGCAGTATTGAAGAAATGGAATTTGAAGGACAGTAAAGATAGTGCTGCACCGCTTATTTTCCATAGATGGATGGAAGCGTTCAGCGATGAACTCTTTCAAGATGAAATCAGCGAAGATATGCTTAAAATGTTTGATGGGCGTGAGCAGGTTGTTGACGAATTAATTCGCAAAGCATACGCAGGAAACCCTGGCCCATGGATAAAAGAACACGGCGGACTTGAAAACGTAACAAACAAATCGTTCACTCATGTCATGAATGAACTTACTGATCAATACGGTGATGATCTTACAAAATGGAAGTGGGGTTCTTTTCATTCACTTACTTTTGAGCATCCGTTATCTGCTATCAAGCCTCTGAATCTTTTATTTAATCCGGAGACGGAAGAAATGGGAGGAAGCAGAGTAACTGTAGGAGTCGCTGGATGGAACCGTGAGACGGGCAATGTAACTCATGGGGGAGCATGGCGGTATGTTATTGATATGGCAGACACAGCGAAAGCTTACCATGTTGTGGGTCCAGGTCAATCCGGACATGTCTTAAGCCCGTGGTACGATGATCAAGTTAAAGACTGGTCGAGCGGAAAGTACCATGTGACAGATACGATAGTTAAAGATTACGATGATGATGGTCATCTAGTATTAAAGCCTGACCAAGAAAAATAA
- a CDS encoding putative holin-like toxin, producing MTVFEAMSLMIGFSMLVLTIIRSKDNS from the coding sequence ATGACAGTATTTGAAGCGATGTCGTTAATGATTGGTTTTTCAATGCTTGTTCTTACCATTATCCGCTCCAAAGACAACTCTTAA
- a CDS encoding ATP-dependent Clp protease ATP-binding subunit — MRCEQCEVNPATIQMSISMNKEKKQFVLCSNCYHKVKQEMNSGGGVNMNFSSFDDIFQQMMNGQAFNDQHIEKQEQTQKGKRSGGFLDKFGRNLSDAAKAGIIDPVIGRDDEIRRVIEILNRRTKNNPVLIGEPGVGKTAIAEGLATKIVEGNVPAKLLNKEVYLLDVASLVADTGVRGQFEERMKQLIAELQKRKNVILFVDEVHQIVGAGSAEGSMDAGNILKPALARGELQMVGATTLKEYRQIEKDAALERRFQPVIVNEPTADEAFEILKGLAPRYEEYHQVKFTEEALMACVQLSQRYIQDRFLPDKAIDLMDEAGSKSNLKYITIEKSTVEERLEQIVKEKEKAATDENYELAARLRQEELVLEENLKSQENDKEAAIVQVEDIQHIVETKTGIPVRKLQHDEQSKMKELAEKLSSQVIGQTEAVEKVAKAIRRSRAGLKAKKRPIGSFLFVGPTGVGKTELTKTLAKELFGDEDSMIRLDMSEYMEKHAVSKLIGSPPGYVGHEEAGQLTELVRRKPYSILLLDEIEKAHPDVQHMFLQIMEDGRLTDSQGRTVSFKDTVIIMTSNAGAGAKQTKKLGFNQEQVEKETQILDSLGGYFKPEFLNRFDSIVQFQSLKEEHLVKIVDLMLEELSEQLKEQNISISVTSAVKQKLAKLGYHPAFGARPLRRIIQEQIEDKIADVLLDEEALEKLVVNVVDGQIVVKKA; from the coding sequence ATGCGTTGTGAACAATGTGAAGTTAATCCTGCTACGATCCAGATGAGTATTTCAATGAACAAAGAGAAGAAGCAATTTGTACTTTGCTCTAATTGCTATCATAAAGTAAAACAAGAAATGAACAGCGGAGGAGGAGTAAACATGAACTTTTCTTCTTTCGATGATATATTCCAACAAATGATGAATGGTCAAGCATTTAATGACCAGCACATTGAAAAGCAGGAACAAACTCAAAAAGGAAAACGCAGCGGAGGCTTTTTAGATAAATTTGGACGTAACTTATCAGACGCGGCAAAAGCAGGAATTATTGATCCAGTCATCGGCAGAGATGACGAAATTCGAAGAGTGATTGAAATTTTAAACAGACGTACGAAAAACAACCCGGTCTTAATCGGGGAACCAGGTGTAGGTAAGACAGCGATAGCAGAAGGTCTGGCAACAAAAATCGTTGAAGGCAATGTGCCAGCTAAACTGCTGAACAAAGAAGTGTACTTACTTGATGTGGCATCACTTGTTGCAGATACTGGTGTAAGAGGCCAGTTTGAAGAACGAATGAAACAACTAATCGCTGAACTGCAAAAGAGAAAGAACGTCATTTTATTCGTTGATGAAGTCCACCAGATCGTTGGTGCAGGATCTGCTGAAGGGTCAATGGATGCAGGTAATATTTTGAAACCGGCACTTGCTCGCGGTGAACTTCAAATGGTTGGTGCGACTACATTAAAAGAATATAGACAGATCGAAAAAGATGCTGCATTAGAAAGACGATTCCAGCCGGTTATTGTTAACGAACCGACTGCGGATGAAGCCTTTGAAATTTTAAAAGGGCTGGCACCTCGATACGAAGAATACCATCAAGTGAAGTTTACAGAAGAAGCTTTGATGGCTTGTGTTCAGTTATCACAACGTTACATCCAAGATCGATTCTTGCCTGACAAAGCAATTGATTTAATGGATGAAGCAGGTTCAAAGAGCAATCTTAAATACATTACAATTGAAAAATCAACTGTAGAAGAGCGTCTAGAACAGATCGTTAAGGAAAAAGAAAAAGCTGCAACAGATGAAAACTATGAACTAGCAGCCAGACTTCGCCAAGAAGAGCTTGTGCTGGAAGAAAACTTAAAATCACAAGAAAATGATAAAGAGGCAGCAATTGTTCAAGTGGAAGACATTCAACATATTGTCGAAACGAAAACGGGAATTCCGGTTCGTAAATTGCAGCATGATGAACAATCTAAAATGAAAGAACTTGCCGAAAAATTATCATCACAAGTCATTGGTCAGACAGAAGCGGTTGAAAAGGTGGCAAAAGCGATCCGCAGAAGCCGTGCAGGCCTAAAAGCGAAAAAACGTCCGATCGGATCGTTCTTGTTTGTCGGACCGACAGGTGTAGGTAAGACAGAACTTACGAAAACTCTAGCAAAAGAACTTTTCGGTGATGAAGACAGCATGATCCGTTTAGACATGAGCGAATATATGGAAAAACACGCCGTTTCCAAGCTTATTGGTTCACCTCCAGGATATGTTGGACACGAAGAAGCGGGACAGCTGACTGAACTGGTTCGCCGTAAGCCATACAGCATTTTGTTATTAGACGAAATCGAAAAGGCTCATCCTGATGTACAGCATATGTTCCTTCAAATCATGGAAGATGGGCGGTTAACTGACAGCCAAGGACGTACAGTAAGTTTTAAGGATACCGTTATTATTATGACAAGTAATGCAGGCGCTGGTGCTAAACAAACTAAGAAACTCGGATTCAACCAAGAACAAGTTGAGAAGGAAACACAAATTCTTGATTCGTTGGGAGGCTATTTCAAGCCAGAGTTTCTCAACCGTTTTGACAGCATCGTTCAGTTTCAGTCGCTAAAAGAAGAACATCTTGTGAAGATTGTAGACTTAATGCTCGAGGAGCTTTCAGAGCAATTGAAAGAGCAAAACATCTCAATCTCTGTAACTTCTGCTGTAAAACAAAAGTTGGCGAAATTAGGCTACCACCCAGCATTTGGGGCAAGACCATTACGCCGTATCATTCAAGAACAGATCGAGGATAAAATAGCGGATGTTTTATTAGATGAAGAAGCATTAGAAAAACTAGTGGTTAATGTAGTAGATGGACAGATTGTGGTTAAGAAAGCTTAA
- a CDS encoding BsuPI-related putative proteinase inhibitor codes for MLKRKNLWHGILLTICFTIAISGCGMNNSSNQSEGREEPVMGDGKKSENPKRPEHQQNGIAAGRIESALQLQETQNEKGILFRYTLKNQTEKEKEFHFSTSQKFDYVIKDSNGKVIYQYSKNHMFMQVLSSLRLKQGDTFKQDLLVKNLEPGSYELEVWLTPKGETEDYRQKITFKWQ; via the coding sequence GTGCTGAAAAGAAAGAATTTATGGCATGGTATACTTTTAACAATATGTTTCACGATAGCCATTTCGGGCTGTGGAATGAATAACAGCTCAAACCAATCCGAGGGGAGAGAAGAACCGGTAATGGGTGATGGGAAAAAAAGTGAGAATCCAAAGCGGCCAGAACACCAGCAAAACGGAATTGCAGCCGGCAGGATTGAATCTGCATTGCAGCTGCAAGAAACTCAGAATGAAAAGGGAATCCTTTTTCGCTATACGTTAAAAAATCAAACGGAAAAAGAAAAAGAATTTCATTTTTCAACAAGTCAAAAATTTGATTATGTGATTAAAGACAGCAACGGGAAAGTGATCTACCAATATTCAAAGAATCATATGTTCATGCAAGTTTTGTCTTCATTGAGATTGAAACAAGGAGATACATTTAAACAAGATCTATTAGTTAAAAATTTAGAGCCTGGTTCCTATGAATTGGAAGTTTGGTTAACACCAAAAGGGGAAACAGAAGATTATCGACAAAAAATCACTTTTAAATGGCAGTAA
- a CDS encoding FAD-linked oxidase C-terminal domain-containing protein, with the protein MKKRTSEKRATQNETILQQHSRDESYHTPVSPDVVVYPSSTEEISSIMSFANEHKIPVVPFGAGSSLEGHCIPVKGGISLNFQEMNQVLEVRPEDFLVKVQPGVTRTQLNLALKKYGLFFPVDPGADATIGGMAATNASGTTSVKYGIMRDQVRNLKVVLADGKVINTGGLAAKSSAGYHLTSMFVGSEGTLGVFSEITLKVYGIPEAILAARCTFDSVQSAVEAAASVLGSGTGIARMELVDERSIVQVNKNSDTSYTEAPTLFLEFQGNPASVAYEAALTKELLESFGGIEWVEERDSLARAKLWEARHHLAYAFKHGFPGKSMMFTDVCLPLSELSGAIVNAREVMDTVGVPGAVLGHVGDGNFHAILMYDPNDLLEREKADKVNAGIVNYALQKGGTCTGEHGIGIGKAKYLAEEHADTLPIMSGIKKQLDPNNILNPGKIIL; encoded by the coding sequence ATGAAAAAACGCACATCTGAAAAACGAGCTACCCAAAATGAAACGATTTTACAGCAGCATAGCCGTGATGAATCCTATCATACACCTGTTTCACCTGATGTAGTCGTATACCCTTCTTCTACTGAAGAAATTTCTTCTATTATGTCATTCGCAAACGAACATAAAATTCCTGTCGTGCCTTTTGGAGCAGGTTCAAGCCTCGAAGGTCATTGTATCCCTGTAAAAGGCGGAATTTCACTTAATTTTCAAGAGATGAACCAAGTCCTCGAAGTGCGCCCTGAAGACTTTTTAGTAAAAGTTCAGCCTGGTGTAACTCGAACTCAGCTAAACCTCGCTTTAAAAAAATACGGCTTATTCTTTCCTGTTGATCCAGGTGCAGACGCGACAATCGGTGGAATGGCTGCAACAAATGCGAGCGGAACAACGAGTGTAAAATATGGAATCATGCGTGATCAAGTCCGTAATCTCAAAGTTGTTCTAGCTGATGGTAAAGTCATCAATACTGGCGGATTAGCTGCAAAATCATCTGCAGGCTATCATCTGACCAGTATGTTTGTAGGTTCAGAGGGAACTCTCGGTGTTTTTTCAGAAATCACACTAAAAGTTTATGGCATTCCTGAAGCGATTCTTGCGGCTCGTTGTACGTTCGATTCTGTGCAATCTGCCGTTGAAGCGGCTGCCTCTGTTCTTGGATCTGGAACTGGGATTGCACGGATGGAGCTTGTTGATGAACGTTCGATTGTACAAGTAAACAAAAACAGCGATACCTCTTACACCGAGGCACCTACTCTTTTCTTGGAATTCCAAGGAAATCCTGCGAGTGTTGCATATGAGGCTGCTTTAACAAAAGAATTGCTGGAAAGTTTCGGTGGCATCGAATGGGTGGAAGAACGAGACTCATTAGCGAGAGCAAAACTTTGGGAAGCACGCCACCATTTAGCATATGCATTTAAACATGGTTTTCCAGGGAAGTCGATGATGTTCACAGATGTTTGTCTCCCATTGTCTGAACTATCAGGCGCTATAGTTAATGCAAGGGAAGTGATGGATACTGTTGGAGTTCCAGGTGCTGTATTGGGCCATGTGGGTGACGGAAATTTCCATGCGATTCTGATGTACGATCCAAACGACTTACTGGAGCGTGAAAAAGCGGACAAGGTAAATGCCGGTATTGTGAACTATGCCCTTCAAAAAGGTGGAACATGCACGGGTGAACATGGAATTGGTATCGGAAAAGCGAAATATTTAGCAGAAGAACATGCGGATACACTGCCGATCATGAGCGGTATAAAAAAACAATTGGATCCAAATAACATATTGAATCCAGGCAAAATCATATTATAG
- a CDS encoding YbjQ family protein, with amino-acid sequence MIVVTTENIKGYEIKEVKGSTFGVVVRARGIGGDIMAGLRGILGGEIKEYTSMLEDARKQAIDRMVKNASEMGANAIIMMRFDSGEMGNNMSEIVAYGTAVVAEKE; translated from the coding sequence ATGATCGTTGTCACTACGGAAAACATTAAAGGTTACGAAATAAAAGAAGTAAAAGGTTCTACATTCGGTGTTGTTGTACGTGCTAGAGGAATCGGCGGCGACATCATGGCAGGACTTCGCGGGATATTAGGCGGAGAGATTAAAGAGTACACCTCCATGTTAGAGGATGCTCGTAAACAAGCGATCGATCGCATGGTAAAAAACGCTTCCGAAATGGGAGCAAATGCTATCATCATGATGCGTTTTGACTCTGGCGAAATGGGCAACAACATGAGCGAGATCGTTGCATACGGAACGGCTGTTGTTGCAGAAAAAGAATGA
- a CDS encoding HAMP domain-containing methyl-accepting chemotaxis protein, with the protein MKLTLRKKLIGSFLTIAVLFAATCGVFFYFLKDMQNTYNDLLDRRAVISENAKEIELMATIQNNSIREYLLDQSSDSKSKLEEASAKIDQLVVETLKMVKAEADKNRLEKIQTLNTDYKNESNRVLLNSSSSMEAANTYASSTLFPIGKEMIKVTDEMANRQDNLMAEGKMDVAAAEKQVVSIITILGIAIVIAAVVIGYIISRMIAKPVVKMADMLNDIADGDLTMDPIQIKNKDEIGMLAEGINHMGMNLAGLIRQVRATSEQLAASSEELSASADQTSLATEQIATTIGEVAGGSQEQVRTVENIVEAMNQLSAGIQQISVSMQTMSESSSKSLQVAEGGNTTIRKTIGQMDAIHTSISNTSEVVKNLGEQSQEITNIVDVITDISGQTNLLALNAAIEAARAGEQGRGFAVVADEVRKLAEQSSSSAQQIGQLITSIQELTDQAVKAMESGTEEVASGRNLVHESGAAFQSLFESVAEVSNQVGEISAATQQMSASTEHVVHSIEVISHMAETAASSTQEVSASAEEQLASMEEISSSSNALSQLAEEMNETINKFKV; encoded by the coding sequence ATGAAATTGACTTTAAGAAAAAAATTAATTGGTTCTTTTTTAACGATTGCCGTGTTGTTTGCTGCAACTTGCGGTGTGTTCTTTTATTTTTTGAAAGATATGCAGAATACGTATAATGACCTTTTGGATAGAAGGGCAGTCATATCGGAAAATGCAAAAGAGATTGAACTGATGGCGACAATTCAGAATAATAGTATTAGAGAATATTTGCTCGATCAGTCTTCTGACAGTAAATCAAAACTTGAAGAAGCATCTGCTAAAATTGATCAGCTTGTAGTGGAAACCCTGAAAATGGTTAAAGCTGAGGCAGATAAAAATAGATTGGAAAAGATCCAGACGTTAAACACAGATTATAAAAATGAATCCAATCGCGTTCTATTAAATTCTTCAAGCAGTATGGAAGCGGCAAATACATATGCTTCAAGTACGCTGTTTCCAATAGGAAAAGAAATGATTAAAGTGACAGATGAAATGGCGAATCGTCAGGATAATTTAATGGCTGAAGGCAAGATGGATGTAGCAGCTGCTGAAAAACAAGTTGTTTCCATCATCACGATATTAGGTATCGCAATTGTCATCGCTGCAGTAGTGATCGGCTACATTATCTCTAGAATGATCGCAAAACCCGTGGTGAAAATGGCAGATATGCTCAATGACATCGCTGACGGAGATCTGACGATGGACCCAATCCAAATAAAAAATAAAGATGAAATCGGCATGCTGGCAGAAGGAATCAATCATATGGGGATGAACCTTGCCGGCTTGATCAGGCAAGTAAGAGCTACTTCTGAACAGTTAGCAGCATCCTCTGAAGAGTTATCTGCTAGTGCTGATCAGACGAGTTTGGCGACAGAACAAATTGCAACAACAATTGGAGAAGTCGCAGGAGGTTCTCAAGAACAAGTCAGGACGGTTGAAAATATTGTTGAAGCAATGAATCAGCTTTCAGCAGGTATTCAGCAAATTTCAGTGAGCATGCAAACCATGTCTGAATCATCATCAAAATCACTTCAAGTGGCAGAAGGCGGAAATACTACAATTCGTAAAACAATCGGACAGATGGATGCGATTCACACGTCGATCTCGAATACTTCTGAAGTCGTTAAGAATTTAGGAGAACAATCTCAAGAGATTACGAACATTGTAGATGTAATTACGGATATCTCAGGTCAAACGAATTTGCTGGCATTGAACGCTGCCATTGAAGCTGCTCGTGCCGGGGAGCAAGGAAGAGGATTTGCGGTCGTTGCGGATGAAGTTCGAAAGCTTGCGGAACAATCATCATCTTCTGCACAGCAGATCGGACAGTTGATTACGAGTATTCAAGAATTAACAGATCAAGCTGTAAAAGCAATGGAAAGCGGTACAGAAGAAGTGGCGAGCGGAAGAAATCTCGTTCATGAATCTGGTGCAGCGTTCCAAAGCCTGTTTGAGAGTGTTGCTGAAGTATCCAATCAAGTTGGCGAAATTTCAGCAGCTACACAGCAGATGTCTGCAAGCACTGAGCACGTGGTACATTCTATCGAAGTTATCTCACACATGGCTGAAACCGCAGCTTCATCTACACAAGAAGTATCTGCATCAGCAGAGGAACAACTAGCAAGTATGGAAGAAATCTCATCATCCTCCAATGCATTATCACAATTGGCAGAAGAGATGAACGAAACGATCAATAAATTTAAGGTATAA
- a CDS encoding chemotaxis protein CheW: MSLSTQSAKMVIVTYAQEQYSLNIEHVSSIERAMDITPMPEMPTEILGVIHLRGNIIPIIDFGQLIGNENIAITDNSRIVVLQNEQGFLGILTEAATDVIDIQTESIQSPGNFSRNEDSVIQGVAKHQDQLIMVLNCPYIFKIINA, translated from the coding sequence ATGTCACTTAGCACTCAATCTGCCAAAATGGTTATAGTTACATATGCTCAAGAGCAATATAGCCTTAATATCGAACATGTTTCATCCATCGAAAGGGCGATGGATATTACACCAATGCCAGAGATGCCTACTGAAATTTTAGGAGTTATACATCTTAGGGGCAACATCATCCCAATCATTGATTTTGGTCAATTGATCGGAAATGAAAATATTGCAATAACGGATAATTCTAGAATTGTAGTTTTACAAAATGAACAAGGGTTTTTGGGTATTTTAACGGAAGCGGCCACAGATGTCATTGATATTCAAACAGAATCGATTCAGTCACCAGGTAACTTTTCACGAAATGAGGATTCGGTCATTCAAGGTGTAGCCAAGCATCAAGATCAGCTCATTATGGTTCTGAACTGTCCTTATATTTTCAAAATAATAAATGCATAA